Proteins encoded together in one Kutzneria kofuensis window:
- a CDS encoding ABC transporter substrate-binding protein, translating into MRVSRRVVFAVAGSIMAATALTACGGGGSTAKSNANGVLNIGMPNGPQTDNNNPYLSSSAANSLGYKNVIFEPLAMINRVKPTDPAQPWLATKFDWSNNYQTLTLSVRDNVKWSDGQAFTADDVKYTFDLLKATPGLNHNAIPFGDTTVSGNQVTATFTSPQFVNEYKILTDTPIVPKHQWSTFKDPATDAVKDPVGTGPFKLKTFTPQTVTLDVRDDYWQDKGQVKELRYTSYTDNNAQATALSTGACEWAFAYIPNAKQVFVAKDPAHYQLFFPADMALHGLWFNTQKAPFNDPALRQAINMVVNRQDIFNQGESGYFYPAVTNITGIPTPAGDSFIAPEYKGKDVKVDVDGAKAKLTQAGYTFDGNTLKDKTGQPVKLTLSDPAGWSDYQTDLEIIKDNVAKIGITATVDKANQDTWTKDVDTGNFDAVMHWTDGGATPYQLYKSIMDGDLYKPVGTPGVNGNYGRFQSPEATAALKAYAAAADDAGRTAALNTIQKIFVDNMPIIATSAANLGGEFSTKNWTGWPTTDNAYAAGQPTQPTALSVILKLRPAA; encoded by the coding sequence ATGCGCGTCAGTCGCAGAGTGGTCTTCGCCGTAGCCGGCAGCATCATGGCGGCCACCGCCCTCACCGCGTGCGGTGGCGGCGGTTCGACCGCGAAGAGCAACGCGAACGGCGTGCTCAACATCGGCATGCCGAACGGGCCCCAGACGGACAACAACAACCCGTACCTGTCCAGTTCGGCGGCCAACTCGCTCGGCTACAAGAACGTAATCTTCGAGCCGCTGGCGATGATCAACCGGGTCAAGCCGACCGACCCGGCCCAGCCCTGGCTGGCCACCAAGTTCGACTGGTCGAACAACTACCAGACGCTGACGCTGTCGGTCCGCGACAACGTCAAGTGGTCCGACGGCCAGGCGTTCACCGCCGACGACGTCAAGTACACGTTCGACCTGCTCAAGGCCACCCCCGGCCTGAACCACAACGCGATCCCGTTCGGTGACACCACGGTGTCGGGCAACCAGGTGACCGCCACGTTCACCAGCCCGCAGTTCGTGAACGAGTACAAGATCCTCACCGACACGCCGATCGTGCCCAAGCACCAGTGGTCGACGTTCAAGGACCCGGCCACCGACGCGGTCAAGGACCCGGTGGGCACCGGCCCGTTCAAGCTGAAGACCTTCACGCCGCAGACCGTCACCCTCGACGTGCGCGACGACTACTGGCAGGACAAGGGCCAGGTGAAGGAGCTGCGCTACACCTCCTACACCGACAACAACGCGCAGGCCACCGCGCTGTCCACCGGCGCGTGCGAGTGGGCCTTCGCCTACATCCCGAACGCCAAGCAGGTCTTCGTGGCCAAGGACCCGGCCCACTACCAGCTGTTCTTCCCGGCCGACATGGCGTTGCACGGCCTGTGGTTCAACACCCAGAAGGCGCCGTTCAACGACCCGGCGCTGCGCCAGGCGATCAACATGGTGGTCAACCGCCAGGACATCTTCAACCAGGGTGAGTCCGGCTACTTCTACCCGGCGGTCACCAACATCACCGGCATCCCGACCCCGGCCGGCGACTCGTTCATCGCGCCGGAGTACAAGGGCAAGGACGTCAAGGTCGACGTGGACGGGGCCAAGGCCAAGCTGACCCAGGCCGGCTACACCTTCGACGGCAACACGCTCAAGGACAAGACCGGCCAGCCGGTCAAGCTGACCCTGAGCGACCCGGCCGGCTGGTCCGACTACCAGACCGACCTGGAGATCATCAAGGACAACGTGGCCAAGATCGGCATCACCGCGACGGTCGACAAGGCCAACCAGGACACCTGGACCAAGGACGTCGACACGGGCAACTTCGACGCCGTGATGCACTGGACCGACGGTGGCGCCACCCCGTACCAGCTGTACAAGTCCATTATGGACGGTGACCTGTACAAGCCGGTCGGCACCCCGGGCGTGAACGGCAACTACGGCCGCTTCCAGAGCCCCGAGGCCACCGCCGCGCTCAAGGCCTACGCGGCCGCCGCCGACGACGCGGGCCGCACCGCGGCGCTGAACACGATCCAGAAGATCTTCGTCGACAACATGCCGATCATCGCGACGTCCGCGGCCAACCTCGGTGGCGAGTTCAGCACCAAGAACTGGACGGGCTGGCCGACCACGGACAACGCGTACGCCGCGGGACAGCCGACCCAGCCCACCGCGCTCTCCGTGATCCTGAAGTTGAGGCCGGCTGCCTGA
- a CDS encoding ROK family protein — translation MEPKRTTVRDLRRHNRSTLLSKLFFDGPLSRHELSQLTGLSAATVSNVTAELVEDRLIVEAGLVESDGGRPRVLLRVDPKYAHVVGIDVGETGVKVELFDLAMTRLAAADLQLRSVEPDPAEVVQRTADGLREVIEAAGVTESGVLGVGIGVPGTVEKGTRTLVHAQTIGWDAVPLPSMLRDQGIRLPLFLDNGAKTQGQAEMWFGAGRGARHAVIVLVGSGVGAAVITDGQTYAGYSSSAGEWGHTTIVYGGRQCRCGARGCLEAYVGAEGILDRYRKARGGRGTVDTDEQAALAALVAAADSSKTAAKVLDDTAGYVGAGIANLVNLFNPERIVIGGWAGLAMGEQWLEVVKKSTAEHALRHPYEQTSIELCRLGPDAVAVGAATLPVAALLDAGGDPRETPRSVA, via the coding sequence ATGGAACCAAAGCGCACCACGGTTCGCGACCTTCGCCGCCACAACAGGTCCACGCTGCTGTCGAAGCTGTTCTTCGACGGGCCGCTGAGCCGGCACGAGCTGAGCCAGCTCACCGGCCTGTCCGCGGCGACCGTCAGCAACGTGACCGCCGAGCTGGTCGAGGATCGGCTGATCGTGGAGGCGGGCCTGGTGGAGTCCGACGGCGGGCGGCCGCGGGTGCTGCTGCGGGTCGACCCGAAGTACGCGCACGTGGTCGGCATCGACGTCGGCGAGACCGGCGTCAAGGTGGAGCTGTTCGACCTGGCGATGACCCGGCTGGCCGCGGCCGACCTGCAGCTGCGTTCCGTGGAACCGGATCCGGCCGAGGTGGTGCAGCGGACCGCCGACGGGCTGCGCGAGGTGATCGAGGCCGCCGGCGTGACCGAGAGCGGCGTGCTGGGCGTCGGCATCGGCGTGCCGGGCACCGTGGAGAAGGGCACCCGCACGCTGGTGCACGCCCAGACCATCGGCTGGGACGCGGTGCCGCTGCCGTCGATGCTGCGCGACCAGGGCATCCGGCTGCCGCTGTTCCTCGACAACGGGGCCAAGACGCAGGGCCAGGCCGAGATGTGGTTCGGCGCCGGCCGGGGCGCGCGGCACGCGGTGATCGTGCTCGTCGGCTCCGGCGTCGGCGCGGCCGTGATCACCGACGGCCAGACCTACGCCGGCTACAGCAGCAGCGCCGGCGAGTGGGGGCACACCACCATCGTCTACGGCGGCCGGCAGTGCCGCTGCGGCGCGCGGGGTTGCCTGGAGGCGTACGTCGGCGCGGAGGGCATCCTCGACCGCTACCGCAAGGCGCGCGGGGGCCGGGGCACGGTCGACACCGACGAGCAGGCGGCGCTGGCCGCGCTCGTCGCCGCCGCCGACAGCTCCAAGACCGCCGCCAAGGTGCTCGACGACACCGCGGGCTACGTCGGCGCCGGCATCGCCAATCTGGTCAACCTGTTCAACCCGGAGCGCATCGTGATCGGCGGCTGGGCCGGGCTGGCGATGGGCGAGCAGTGGCTGGAGGTGGTGAAGAAGTCCACCGCCGAGCACGCGCTGCGGCACCCGTATGAGCAAACCTCGATAGAGCTGTGCCGGCTGGGCCCGGACGCCGTCGCCGTCGGCGCGGCCACCCTGCCGGTGGCGGCGCTCCTGGACGCCGGCGGCGACCCCCGCGAAACCCCCCGCAGCGTCGCCTGA
- a CDS encoding glycoside hydrolase family 75 protein produces MRRRILVVLAGFLLALPMFGATPAMASDPGGPSASQLLAKVTNCQQISNGRYATDEGQAATIPVCQADGAVFFKADMDVDCDGVRTTQCNEQTDCCFYPDTAFHTSTDQPLDAAKLPYIVLPSPSGTWDYRTAGIDGGAVVAVIYNNQVTYAVVGDTGPTGIIGESSYATAQSLGINPDPRNGGTDSGVTYIVFPHSRVNPIESHSSAVSLGQQLATQFVGGGGGNPPPPGAGTITGIGGKCVDVAGANSANGTAVQLYDCNGTAAQQWTVGSDGTIRALGKCLDVAGANPANGTKVQLWDCNGSTAQNWSRPGDGSIRALGKCLDATNNSSANGTRLQIWDCAGSANQKWTVA; encoded by the coding sequence ATGAGAAGACGAATCCTGGTCGTTCTCGCCGGTTTCCTGTTGGCGCTGCCGATGTTCGGCGCGACGCCGGCGATGGCGTCGGACCCCGGCGGCCCCTCGGCGAGCCAACTGCTGGCCAAGGTGACCAACTGCCAGCAGATCTCCAACGGCCGCTACGCCACGGACGAGGGCCAGGCCGCGACGATCCCGGTCTGCCAGGCCGATGGCGCCGTGTTCTTCAAGGCGGACATGGACGTCGACTGCGACGGCGTCCGGACCACCCAGTGCAACGAGCAGACCGACTGCTGCTTCTACCCGGACACTGCCTTCCACACGTCCACCGACCAGCCGCTGGACGCCGCGAAGCTGCCGTACATCGTGCTGCCCAGCCCGTCGGGCACCTGGGACTACCGGACGGCCGGCATCGACGGCGGCGCGGTCGTCGCCGTGATCTACAACAACCAGGTGACCTATGCGGTCGTCGGCGACACCGGTCCGACCGGCATCATCGGTGAATCCTCCTACGCCACGGCGCAGTCGCTGGGCATCAACCCCGACCCGCGCAACGGCGGCACCGACAGCGGCGTCACCTACATCGTGTTCCCGCACTCTCGGGTGAACCCGATCGAGAGCCACAGCAGCGCGGTCTCCCTGGGCCAGCAGCTCGCCACCCAGTTCGTCGGTGGCGGCGGTGGCAACCCGCCGCCCCCGGGTGCGGGCACGATCACCGGCATCGGCGGCAAGTGCGTCGACGTGGCCGGGGCCAACAGCGCCAACGGCACCGCCGTCCAGCTCTACGACTGCAACGGCACCGCCGCCCAGCAGTGGACCGTCGGCTCGGACGGCACCATCCGCGCCCTCGGCAAGTGTCTCGACGTCGCCGGCGCGAACCCCGCCAACGGAACCAAGGTCCAGCTGTGGGACTGCAACGGCAGCACGGCGCAGAACTGGTCCCGTCCGGGCGACGGTTCGATTCGGGCGCTGGGCAAGTGCCTGGACGCCACCAACAACAGCTCCGCCAACGGAACCCGGCTGCAGATCTGGGACTGCGCCGGTTCCGCCAACCAGAAGTGGACGGTCGCATGA
- a CDS encoding chitinase: MISKSVAALTGVLGLAAMAVLPATAYAATGAITGFGGKCVDVAGANSANGTAVQLYDCNGTAAQQWTVGSDGSLQALGKCMDVAGANPANGTKVQIWDCNGTAAQQWTIGSDGSIRALGKCLDATNNSSANGTPLQIWDCAGSGNQTWAAPGGGTTPPPPPPPPNGAMAVAPYYYNGWGNPPDPRTIMNATGVKWFTMAFVLNNGYCTPMWDGGRPLTGGVDQNTINTIRSAGGDVVPSFGGANGNKLEASCNNANDLAGAYQKVINTYGLKAIDLDFEGDIYGNGTIQQRLVDALKIIKANNPGITVYITIGSGQNGPGNDLITRAANSGLTVDVWTIMPFDFGGAGQDMARLTAQATDGLERAVRDAYHYSDDVAYRHSGLSSMNGITDNNERVTVANAQTMVGYANQHHLGRFTFWSANRDRPCPGAYPNDDTCSGVSQNAWDFTRTFAQYKG; encoded by the coding sequence ATGATCTCGAAGTCCGTCGCGGCGCTGACCGGCGTCCTCGGCCTGGCGGCGATGGCGGTGCTGCCGGCGACCGCGTACGCGGCGACCGGTGCGATCACCGGTTTCGGCGGCAAGTGCGTCGACGTCGCCGGGGCCAACAGCGCCAACGGCACCGCCGTCCAGCTCTACGACTGCAACGGCACCGCCGCCCAGCAGTGGACCGTCGGTTCCGACGGCAGCCTGCAGGCGCTGGGCAAGTGCATGGACGTGGCCGGCGCGAACCCCGCCAACGGCACCAAGGTCCAGATCTGGGACTGCAACGGCACCGCCGCGCAGCAGTGGACGATCGGTTCCGACGGCTCGATCCGCGCGCTGGGCAAGTGCCTGGACGCCACCAACAACAGCTCCGCCAACGGGACCCCGCTGCAGATCTGGGACTGCGCCGGTTCGGGCAACCAGACCTGGGCGGCCCCCGGCGGCGGCACCACTCCCCCGCCGCCGCCCCCGCCCCCGAACGGGGCGATGGCCGTCGCGCCGTACTACTACAACGGCTGGGGCAACCCGCCGGATCCGCGCACGATCATGAACGCGACCGGCGTCAAGTGGTTCACGATGGCGTTCGTGCTCAACAACGGGTACTGCACCCCGATGTGGGACGGCGGCCGGCCGCTGACCGGCGGCGTGGACCAGAACACCATCAACACCATCCGGTCCGCGGGCGGTGACGTGGTGCCGTCCTTCGGCGGGGCCAACGGCAACAAGCTGGAGGCCTCCTGCAACAACGCCAACGACCTGGCCGGGGCCTACCAGAAGGTGATCAACACCTACGGGCTGAAGGCGATCGACCTCGACTTCGAGGGCGACATCTACGGCAACGGCACCATCCAGCAGCGGCTGGTCGACGCGCTGAAGATCATCAAGGCCAACAACCCCGGCATCACCGTGTACATCACGATCGGCAGCGGCCAGAACGGCCCGGGCAACGACCTGATCACCCGGGCGGCCAACTCCGGGCTGACCGTGGACGTGTGGACGATCATGCCGTTCGACTTCGGCGGCGCCGGCCAGGACATGGCCCGGCTCACCGCGCAGGCCACCGACGGCCTGGAGCGGGCGGTGCGGGACGCGTACCACTACAGCGACGACGTGGCCTACCGGCACAGCGGCCTGTCGTCGATGAACGGCATCACCGACAACAACGAGCGGGTGACGGTGGCCAACGCCCAGACCATGGTGGGCTACGCCAACCAGCACCACCTGGGCCGGTTCACGTTCTGGTCGGCCAACCGGGACCGGCCGTGCCCGGGCGCCTACCCGAACGACGACACGTGCTCCGGTGTGTCGCAGAACGCCTGGGATTTCACCCGGACGTTCGCACAGTACAAGGGGTGA
- a CDS encoding glycoside hydrolase family 16 protein, producing the protein MTSLARSRRVAVAVAAAAAAVLSCVTSATATAQPQLTATFTEDFNGSAGSAANGSRWNYETGDNVNNHERQWYTSGAANGALDGNGHLVITAKKEGGHNCWYGPCQYTSARLTTANKFSAQYGHVEARMQIPRGQGMWPAFWMLGTNIGDPNVGWPKCGEIDIMENVGFEPNTVHGTIHGPGYSGSGGIGAAYSGPVFADGFHTYAVDWAPNSIKWSVDGHVYETRTPADVHGNAWAFNHPFYIILNLAVGGYWPGDPNGSTPFPAKLVVDYVHVTTG; encoded by the coding sequence ATGACGTCACTTGCCCGATCCCGCCGGGTTGCGGTCGCCGTGGCGGCCGCCGCCGCGGCGGTGCTGTCCTGCGTGACCTCGGCGACGGCCACCGCCCAGCCGCAGCTGACCGCCACCTTCACCGAGGACTTCAACGGCTCGGCCGGCAGCGCGGCCAACGGCAGCCGGTGGAACTACGAGACCGGCGACAACGTCAACAACCACGAGCGCCAGTGGTACACGTCCGGCGCCGCCAACGGCGCCCTGGACGGCAACGGCCACCTCGTGATCACGGCCAAGAAGGAGGGCGGCCACAACTGCTGGTACGGCCCGTGCCAGTACACGTCGGCCCGCCTGACGACGGCCAACAAGTTCAGCGCTCAGTACGGTCACGTCGAGGCGCGCATGCAGATCCCGCGCGGCCAGGGCATGTGGCCGGCGTTCTGGATGCTCGGCACGAACATCGGCGATCCGAACGTCGGCTGGCCCAAGTGCGGCGAGATCGACATCATGGAGAACGTCGGTTTCGAGCCGAACACCGTGCACGGCACCATCCACGGCCCCGGCTACTCCGGCTCCGGTGGCATCGGCGCCGCCTACAGCGGCCCGGTCTTCGCGGACGGTTTCCACACCTACGCCGTCGACTGGGCGCCGAACTCCATCAAGTGGTCGGTGGACGGGCATGTCTACGAGACGCGCACGCCCGCGGACGTGCACGGCAACGCGTGGGCGTTCAACCACCCCTTCTACATCATTCTCAACCTGGCGGTCGGCGGCTACTGGCCGGGCGACCCGAACGGCAGCACGCCGTTCCCGGCCAAGCTGGTCGTCGACTACGTGCATGTCACCACTGGCTGA
- a CDS encoding ABC transporter permease, giving the protein MAISTVDLQAAAGEAAPSPRPAKRQKFRFIANKKTLVGLIILGFYVLLAIFGPMLAPYDPDARSADLLSEPTSAHWFGTTHLGQDIFSQVLSGARGVVYVGLLAGLVATALAVIIGVSSGYLTNTGGEALSALSNVFLVIPALPLIIIVASILPSVSNTTIGLVIGLTSWAWGARVLRAQTLSLRGRDYVDAAKATGESTWRIIFFELLPNLTAVIASGFVGTVIFAVLSEITLAFIGVSDPTDWNWGTILFWAQSQQALAQGAWWWFVPAGLAIAVLGTALSLINFGIDEIVNPRLRNAGRIKGKSVRMRIGFTPVLGKAVLNERAD; this is encoded by the coding sequence GTGGCCATCTCCACCGTCGACCTGCAGGCCGCCGCCGGCGAGGCCGCGCCGAGCCCGCGTCCGGCCAAACGGCAGAAGTTCCGCTTCATCGCCAACAAGAAGACGCTGGTCGGCCTGATCATCCTCGGCTTCTACGTGCTGCTGGCCATCTTCGGGCCGATGCTGGCGCCGTACGACCCGGACGCCCGCAGCGCCGACCTGCTGTCCGAGCCGACCAGCGCGCACTGGTTCGGCACCACCCACCTCGGCCAGGACATCTTCAGCCAGGTGCTGTCCGGCGCCCGCGGCGTCGTCTACGTCGGCCTGCTGGCCGGCCTGGTGGCCACCGCGCTGGCCGTGATCATCGGCGTCAGCTCGGGCTACCTGACCAACACCGGCGGCGAGGCGCTGTCCGCGCTGTCCAACGTGTTCCTGGTGATCCCGGCGCTGCCGCTGATCATCATCGTGGCGTCGATCCTGCCGTCGGTCAGCAACACCACGATCGGCCTGGTGATCGGCCTGACCTCGTGGGCCTGGGGCGCCCGGGTGCTGCGCGCGCAGACCTTGTCCCTGCGCGGCCGCGATTACGTCGACGCGGCCAAGGCCACCGGCGAGTCCACGTGGCGGATCATCTTCTTCGAGCTGCTGCCCAACCTGACCGCCGTCATCGCGTCCGGCTTCGTCGGCACGGTGATCTTCGCGGTGCTCTCGGAGATCACGCTGGCGTTCATCGGCGTCTCCGACCCGACCGACTGGAACTGGGGCACCATCCTGTTCTGGGCGCAGAGCCAGCAGGCCCTGGCCCAGGGCGCGTGGTGGTGGTTCGTGCCGGCGGGCCTGGCGATCGCGGTCCTCGGCACGGCGCTGTCCCTGATCAACTTCGGCATCGACGAGATCGTCAACCCCCGGCTGCGCAACGCGGGCCGGATCAAGGGCAAGTCGGTGCGCATGCGGATCGGCTTCACGCCGGTTCTGGGCAAGGCAGTGTTGAATGAGAGGGCCGACTGA
- a CDS encoding ABC transporter ATP-binding protein produces the protein MTDKTGEVVLEVDGLSKHFPVRRKGRELLTRKARSVHAVDDVSFTLRRGHVTAMVGESGSGKSTVARLLAQLHHPTSGEIRLHGKPVNVKAGRRFREYVRQVQMIFQDPFGSLNPVHTVRYHLTRSLRIHGNANGNLEEALRELLTRVQLTPPERYIDKFPHELSGGQRQRVAIARALGANPEALLADEPVSMLDVSIRLGVLNLLRDLKERLDLAILYITHDIASARYFADETVVMYAGRMVEGGDSETVTQKPAHPYTQLLIDSAPDPDRPARADEVGGEPPSLIRPPAGCRFNPRCPHVMERCKTELPPRLEIGDEPGHWAACWLYADKSAAVASGEAAG, from the coding sequence ATGACTGACAAGACCGGCGAGGTCGTCCTGGAAGTAGACGGTCTCAGCAAGCACTTCCCGGTGCGCAGGAAAGGCCGGGAGCTACTGACCCGCAAGGCACGCAGTGTGCACGCGGTCGACGACGTCAGCTTCACGCTGCGCCGCGGCCACGTGACGGCGATGGTGGGCGAGTCCGGTTCGGGCAAGTCCACCGTGGCCAGACTGCTGGCCCAGCTGCACCACCCCACCTCGGGCGAGATCCGCTTGCACGGCAAGCCGGTCAACGTCAAGGCGGGGCGCCGGTTCCGGGAGTACGTCCGGCAGGTGCAGATGATCTTCCAGGACCCCTTCGGCTCCTTGAACCCCGTGCACACGGTGCGCTACCACCTGACCAGGTCGCTGCGCATCCACGGCAATGCCAACGGGAATCTCGAGGAGGCGCTGCGTGAGCTGCTGACCCGGGTGCAGCTCACGCCACCGGAGCGCTACATCGACAAGTTCCCGCACGAGCTGTCCGGCGGGCAGCGCCAGCGCGTGGCCATCGCCCGCGCGCTGGGCGCCAACCCGGAGGCGCTGCTGGCCGACGAGCCGGTGTCCATGTTGGACGTCTCCATCCGGCTCGGCGTGCTGAACTTGTTGCGGGACCTCAAGGAACGCCTCGATCTGGCGATCCTGTACATCACGCACGACATCGCGTCGGCCCGCTACTTCGCCGACGAGACGGTGGTCATGTACGCGGGCCGGATGGTGGAGGGCGGCGACAGCGAGACCGTCACCCAGAAGCCGGCCCACCCGTACACCCAGCTGCTGATCGACTCGGCCCCCGACCCCGACCGGCCCGCCCGGGCCGACGAGGTCGGGGGCGAGCCGCCCAGCCTGATCCGCCCGCCGGCCGGCTGCCGGTTCAACCCGCGCTGCCCGCACGTGATGGAGCGGTGCAAGACGGAACTGCCGCCACGGCTGGAGATCGGGGACGAGCCCGGCCACTGGGCCGCGTGCTGGCTCTACGCCGACAAGTCCGCGGCGGTGGCGAGCGGGGAGGCGGCCGGATGA
- a CDS encoding glycoside hydrolase family 16 protein: MRRKRNTLLAAVLAAATIVPLGLSASAAPAAPTATTTFSDDFDGPAGSPADGGKWQYETGDNVNNHELQWYTSGAANGALDGQGHLVITAKREGGHNCWYGPCEYTSARLNTAQRFTQAYGHFEARMQIPRGQGMWPAFWMLGDNIGDPNVGWPASGEIDIMENVGFEPNTVHGTIHGPGYSGSGGVGAGYSLPGGQAFADGFHTFAIDWSPNRITWSVDGNAYETRTPADINGNRWVFDHPFFIIMNLAVGGYWPGNPDGSTPFPGRLVVDYVHVTTGDSGPPPGGGGTITGLGGKCVDVAGANSANGTPVQLYDCNGTGAQQWSRPGDGTIRALGKCLDIAGANPANGTKVQLYDCNGTGAQQWSRPGDGTIRALGKCLDATNNSSANGNQLQIWDCAGSANQKWTVNS; encoded by the coding sequence ATGCGCAGAAAACGCAACACGCTGTTGGCCGCGGTGCTCGCGGCGGCCACGATCGTCCCCTTGGGACTGTCGGCGTCGGCCGCCCCCGCCGCGCCGACGGCCACCACCACCTTCAGCGACGACTTCGACGGCCCCGCCGGCAGCCCCGCCGACGGCGGCAAGTGGCAGTACGAGACCGGCGACAACGTCAACAACCACGAGCTCCAGTGGTACACCTCCGGCGCCGCCAACGGCGCGCTGGACGGCCAGGGCCACCTGGTCATCACGGCCAAGCGCGAGGGCGGCCACAACTGCTGGTACGGCCCGTGCGAGTACACCTCCGCGCGGCTGAACACCGCGCAGCGGTTCACCCAGGCCTACGGTCACTTCGAGGCCCGCATGCAGATCCCGCGCGGCCAGGGCATGTGGCCGGCGTTCTGGATGCTGGGCGACAACATCGGCGACCCGAACGTCGGGTGGCCGGCCAGCGGCGAGATCGACATCATGGAGAACGTCGGTTTCGAGCCGAACACCGTGCACGGCACCATCCACGGCCCCGGCTACTCGGGCTCCGGGGGTGTCGGCGCCGGCTACTCACTGCCCGGCGGCCAGGCCTTCGCCGACGGCTTCCACACCTTCGCGATCGACTGGTCGCCCAACCGGATCACCTGGTCCGTGGACGGAAACGCCTACGAGACAAGGACTCCGGCCGACATCAACGGCAACCGTTGGGTGTTCGACCACCCGTTCTTCATCATCATGAACCTCGCGGTCGGCGGCTACTGGCCGGGCAACCCCGACGGCAGCACGCCGTTCCCGGGCCGCCTGGTCGTGGACTACGTACACGTGACCACGGGTGACAGCGGGCCTCCGCCGGGCGGTGGCGGCACGATCACCGGCCTCGGCGGCAAGTGCGTCGACGTGGCCGGCGCCAACAGCGCCAACGGAACCCCGGTGCAGCTGTACGACTGCAACGGCACCGGCGCACAGCAGTGGTCCCGTCCGGGCGACGGAACCATCCGGGCGCTGGGCAAGTGCCTCGACATCGCCGGCGCGAACCCCGCCAACGGCACCAAGGTCCAGCTCTACGACTGCAACGGCACCGGCGCACAGCAGTGGTCCCGTCCGGGCGACGGAACCATCCGGGCGCTGGGCAAGTGTCTCGACGCGACGAACAACAGCTCCGCCAACGGCAACCAGCTCCAGATCTGGGACTGCGCCGGTTCGGCCAACCAGAAGTGGACGGTGAACAGCTGA
- a CDS encoding ABC transporter permease: protein MSYLLRRIAFYVFTAWAAITINFFVPRLMPGDPVQALIAKEQGQLSTDAVHSLYVLFGLDKQQPLWQQYLDYWGQLLHGDLGLSFTFFPTPVTDVISSSVPWTLALVGVTTVVSFMLGTGLGVVAGWRRGSWVDLVLPVTTFLSSVPYFWFGLIMIELLAGPNSIFPSSGGYDPGVVPGWDIDFIGSAVQHSLLPALTILISSMSGWILSMRNMMVTVSSEDYITVAHAKGLSDRRVMLSYAARNALLPNVSGFALSLGLIVGGTLLVEIVFSYPGVGFQLFQAVGAKDYPLMQGIFLIITLSVLAANFLADLAYLVLDPRTRKEG from the coding sequence ATGAGCTATCTCCTGCGGCGGATCGCGTTCTACGTCTTCACGGCGTGGGCCGCGATCACCATCAACTTCTTCGTGCCGCGGCTGATGCCCGGCGACCCGGTGCAGGCGCTGATCGCCAAGGAGCAGGGCCAGCTGTCCACCGACGCCGTGCACTCGCTGTACGTCCTGTTCGGACTGGACAAGCAGCAGCCGCTGTGGCAGCAGTACCTCGACTACTGGGGCCAGCTGCTGCACGGCGACCTCGGCCTGTCGTTCACCTTCTTCCCGACGCCGGTGACGGACGTGATCAGCTCCAGCGTGCCGTGGACGCTGGCTCTGGTCGGCGTCACCACCGTGGTCAGCTTCATGCTCGGCACCGGCCTGGGGGTGGTGGCCGGCTGGCGCCGGGGCAGCTGGGTCGACCTGGTGCTGCCGGTGACGACCTTCCTGTCCTCGGTGCCGTACTTCTGGTTCGGCCTGATCATGATCGAGCTGTTGGCCGGCCCGAACAGCATCTTCCCGTCCTCCGGCGGCTACGACCCCGGTGTCGTGCCCGGCTGGGACATCGACTTCATCGGCAGCGCGGTGCAGCACAGCCTGCTGCCGGCGCTGACCATCCTCATCTCCTCGATGAGCGGCTGGATCCTGTCCATGCGCAACATGATGGTGACGGTGTCGTCGGAGGACTACATCACCGTCGCGCACGCCAAGGGCCTGTCCGACCGCCGGGTGATGCTCAGCTACGCCGCCCGCAACGCGTTGCTGCCCAACGTCTCCGGCTTCGCCTTGTCGCTCGGCCTCATCGTCGGCGGCACGCTGCTGGTGGAGATCGTGTTCTCCTACCCGGGCGTGGGCTTCCAGCTGTTCCAGGCGGTCGGAGCCAAGGACTACCCGCTGATGCAGGGCATCTTCCTGATCATCACGCTGTCCGTGCTCGCCGCCAACTTCCTCGCCGACCTGGCCTACCTGGTGCTCGACCCGCGCACCCGCAAGGAGGGCTGA